From the genome of Lampris incognitus isolate fLamInc1 chromosome 17, fLamInc1.hap2, whole genome shotgun sequence:
CAGCCAGTAAATCGTATAAAACATAATTGAGAACATTGGGCAACAAGTAGGATGATGGTTGTTCTGTTAAGGATAATTATTAATGTAGGAATATTCATAACTACGTGTTTTTTTTGATTACAGTAAGTTTACCTGAGTTAGATACCTGTAGATAGTGGtttgaaacaataaaaacacaaaatgAGTAAATGTTGAAAAGTTCTGCAGAAACAACGACCAATCTTACAATGGGACATGTCCCAGATGACGCAGTTTATCGGATGCTCGATAAATTTACTGCAACTCTTGGCTCAGTGAACCCTTTATGCATGTGTTCACTATGTTGCCAGAATTAGGAATGTGCAACATTCAATTTCAAAAACGCTTTTTTGCAAAGTTGGTTGTATTCAACAACATTGCCAAAAAGTGGAGATTAATGATTAGCCAATAACATCGAGTCTTTGTTTCAGTTAGTCTAAATTGCATAGACTAAAGTGGAACTAAAGTCTCTCAGTGCTTTATTGAGCATCAATAAACCAGCAGTTGAAGCCATGTCCCGTTCATGTGCATGGCCGCAATGCCTTCATGGATATGATTAGTGCATACAGTGTTACTGCTCAAACAGAAAAGAGACCGGCGAGCTCTTTCCCCTTCCACTCTGcttcaacaaacaaacacacacaaacacattcattctCACTCAGCAGATCATCACACTCATAGCTGAGATGGTGACAATGCAATGATTTCACTTTTCACCGctttgattcctccctctcctccgagGGCTGTTGAGACGAAATAGGGTTTAACCGTCCTGTGTTGTTCACAAAAGAACGGGGGGGAAAGAAAATAAAATGTGGAGAGAGGGATGAGGAAACAAGATGAGGTGAATGGAGGTaagcagactgtgtagatggggaGGAGACAGCATTTCAGCATTAGACAGGGGGGGTGTCTGAAAAAAGGGAAGGAGGCACGGGGAGCTGTAAGGAAGAGGAGTAAGGGGAGGAAACATTGTTCGAAAGATCTAGGAGGCTTCGTGTAGGATCTTCTCCAGCACTGAGAGCAGGCGTTTCAGGCCGTAGATGTAGCCGTGATCATGGCTATCGCTTGGGAACACGTGGGCAAAGTCAATCATCCTGACCTCCACCTCCCCCTCtccattccatccatctatctgctCTTTAGTTTCGTCCCTCtttcctccctcgctctccccctcGTCGTGCTCACTCCTTCCGTCCTCCATTTCCAGTTGTGATGGGATTCCATTTCCATTCGGCTGCTGCTGTCGCACTTTACCTGTCCGTTTCCACGCCGAGTTGTCCTCCTTGTTCGACGCGGAGACTTTGGTTTTGACGGATGGGCTTGTCGCAGCGGTTGCCGTGGCGTCATGGCTGCCATGGAGGTACCCCTTGGTGCAGTAGTGGTGATGCCTGCCCTTGCTGTGGTTGGTGTACGCGGTGGTCAGACTGCAGTTCCAGGGCGTCATCACCcggatgttgttgttgttacacTCAGCCACGTCTGCCTCATCTTCCTGCCCCTTCCCTTCCAGCCTTAGTGCTCCCTCCTCCCCCACTCCCACCCCCGTATCTGCGTTGGCTCCCGTTGACGTTACCGGTGATGAAAGCAACGCTGTTTTTCCTGCGGGCAAGCTAATCAAGGCGGTGTTGAGAGCTGGAGAGTGGaaggaaggggaggaggaggaggaagaggaggaggaagaggaagaggaggaggaggaagacgggAGGCCTTCATAGACAAAAAGCAGGGAACTGGCATAGAAGGTGAGCTGGCACTGGGACTCAAACCAGCGTAGGATGCCCCGCACCCTGCTGATGCTGGCAGACACAGCGTCCCGACGCAGCCTGACTCCATTATGGAAGAACTTGGACAGGcctagagggagggaaggaaaggaggagaaacatacaggggaagagagagagaagaggagttgGCAGAGGGGAGACATGGAGGTTGATGAGCATGTCAGTGTCCTCAGAAAGCGTTCAACTTCTTTTGAGTTTTTCCTACATTTTGGAGCGGACATTCAGAATGATTGAACTCAAATTTGGGTGTCAATACAAAAGGTTGAACACATGAACCATTTCATCTCTActtttatatattatttatttatttttgattcccccccccttttttcttcccagttgtatctggccaattaccccactcttccgagccatcctagtcgctgctccaccccctctgccgatctggggagggctgcagactaccacatgcctcctcccatgcatgtggagtcaccagctgcttcttttcacctgacagtgaggagtttcgccaggggaatgtagcacatgggaggatcacactattccccccagttccccctcaaacaggcgcctcaaccgaccagaggaggcgctagtgcagtgaccaggatgcatacccacatccagcttcccaccagcagacacagacaattgtgtctgtagggacacccgaccaagccggaggtaacacagggattcgaaccagcgattcccgtgttggtaggcaacagaatagaccgctgtgccacccagatgcccctatttttaaatattttgaaaATGTTTATGTACGTATGTATTAAAATGATCCACTGTCTCAAGGGTTATCATGTGTAGATTAGatcagttacaaaaaaaaaaacaacccaaaaataAACAAATCCAAATTTAATCCTTTTTTAATTGAACCCTAACACCAGAAAAAGATGTAAATCTCAAAGGggatgaatactttctgaagggaCAGTATTCACTACAATATCAGCAAAACATGCAACAAGAGAGAACAAATATTTAGGGGTTTTGTCAACTATATGATGGTGCTTTGCTGGGTCTCATAAACATTTGACTAAAAAATGTGATTTTATCTTGAGTTGCATCACTGAACAGGTCTACCTGTTTCATATCACAGCATGGCATCTTAAGAATTACAGCCACACACGAAGATATAAAAGGTTTTTGGTTTATTGGACAGTTTATGGATTACATTTCTATATTAAATAGCGAATTGCAATTGTAATGAAGAGTACAAAGCTATCTGCTTGACGTGCAATACTTATAAATTAATATGTATATTCTGGAGGGGCAACATCACGaacaccaacaaacacacacataccatctTTGATGGTGTCCTTCACCAGTCCTCTTCCATAGTGCTGGTCGTACGAGTCAAAACTGTCACTGCACACCTTGTAAACCTGAAACACAATAATTGATTGCCATGAATCAACAATCATTGTGTTACTGTGTTGTTCTTCTTCCAAAGGGTTGGTTACAGCACTTACAAAAATACAGCTACTATAAAAAGGCATGGTGACTCACTACATATTTGCATATTAGATTTACTGCtggcttttttgttgttgaccttatttcaaataaaagaaACATCTTTGCACAGTTTATTCTATTTGTGTGTACTTAGAgctcccagagagagagagagagagagagagagagagagagagcgagagagactgagtgGTGAGTGTAACACTGTCTCCACCTAGTGGTCAAACACCACAGCCAACTCTAAGGGGTGTGGGAATATGgaaagagaaaggaagaaagaaagagaaagaaagcccctttgacattgtattcttacagtgaatgtgttctctgcatgtaacccatcttattgtataggagcagcaggcagctgcagcacccggggacgaactccagttcttctctccattgccttggtcagggacatagacaggcgtattaaccctaacatgcatgtctttttgatggtggggggaaccggagcgcctgaaggaaacccatgtagacacggggagaacatgcaaactccacacagaaaggacctgagacagccaggggttcgatcccaggaccatcttgttgtgaggcaacagttctCTGTTGTCGATACTCTCCTGTCATAAGGACCATGCTTACACTAGCAATTCGTTCTCCATGGGTAAATCACTTGTTTTCTTTCCTTTATGCCCCCACACACCCCATATCCCACCCCACCCTTCTTCCTATCAGTCGTCCATCAGGAACATCATTACCACTAATGAGGTTCCTCTATCTCGCTTTCTCTAAACAAACACACAGGAGAGATAAGCACAGGAGTGCACCATGCTCGACGCTACCAAGACAGGGACACTTCAAATAACTCCGGACAAAGATGACATAACATCAAACTGCAGGCTTCAATTTGAGAGATAAATGTTTCCTCGCTCACATGCAAGCGTGAGAAGACCCTTTTGACTGCGGGCTAGGAACAGGATGGCTTGGGTCATCACTTCTTTCCTCTACTGTGAACATTCATCCTTGGAAATTTCTGCAGGTAGTTTGAGATAACTAAGATAGGGAATGAGAGAACACAAATAAGGGGCAAAGGTACGTCTCTCTGAGTGAACTCattaaaatatccatccatccatcatccaaaccgcttttcctacttagggtcgcagagatgctggagcctattccagcagtcattgggcggcaggcggggagacaccctggacagggcaccaggccatcacagggcctacacacatacacattcacatctagggacaatttagtacagccgattcaccagacctgcatgtctttggactgtgggaggaaaccggagaacacggaagaaacccacgcagacatggggagaatatgcaaactccacactgaggacgacccccaaggttggacaactgcggggctcgaacccaggaccttcttgctgtgaggcaaccacgctacccactgtgccgccctgcaGTAAACAAGCTAtaagtaaaaaaaacatttttaaaaaagaagGTGCAAGACAAATCTTCACATTGCCATTATTATACGAGCAAGGGGAGGTAATACAGTGAGTTCGGACAATCGTAAAGTATAAGCGAGCTACCAAAGTAATCATCTCACGTATTTTATTACTCCCACAACAAGATAGAGGAACCCGTCATCTGCTGCAGGCCTCCTCTATGCAGCCAAAGTCCACGAGCGAGGACCAAACGTTTTTCTTGTAAGGACTCCCATAAACTCCACACAAACCCACACGACCAAAGGTTCAACATATGTTTCATGGCAGATTTACAAAGGGTGTGGACGTTATGTCGTCAAACACCCCATCCGAAACTGTGCATTACACAGACACAGCAAACAGTGCAGGACAAACACTACTAAGACAATCCATCATCAGTTCATAATGTTTTGCACTGTATACAAAGGGTGGTAGGTAGGCCAACAGTGGAAAAATAATCCCCTGGCGGGAGATACCCCCTTCATTTATCTGACAATGCTCCATTCTTGTCTGGAAAAAAAACATTATGTAACCTTTTCTCCCCTTTGCTAACACCTAACTGAGTACTTGTCTTTCATTCCTAGGACAGCTTTTACACCTATAGTCAGGGTGCTGTGGTCCACACTGGTGACTGATTACCTGAGAAGTTGGTGAGGTAGGAATTTTATTTTTCTACAATGGGACATAAAAAAgccaaagccactttattttaggttataatgaaatgtgttctctcccatcctattgtatagcagcagtgggcagctgcagcagccggggaccaactccagttcttctttccgttgccttgctcaggggcacagacaggagtattaaccctaacatgcgtgtctttttgatggtgggaggaaaccggagcaccgggaggaaacccacacagacatggggagaacatgcaaactccacacagaatggacctgggatggcctggggttcgaacccaggactttcttgctgtgaggtcacagtgctaaCCGTATGCTTAACGGATGCTGTTAGCCGTGTCCCGCATATTAGCCAGGAGAAGTTAAGTCTTGAAAACGGCCCGTATCTGTAATGAGGGCTTTAGCCATTTTTTAATAATTCAACTAGTCAATCAGATCTTCTTTCAGACGCTGCACAGtgctcaatttttttttcttgatccAAATTTTAGAGGTTGGATCACAGCAAACAACAGCTGCACTCTCCACACTTGAGTTGGCTGCTTACGATCTCACAAAAAAAATAGCTAGAGGGCTAACAAAAGCAAACTGAAAACGTCTGCTTATTTTCAACACAGTTAAGAATGACAGAAGGCGACGGGTATGACAAATGTTTCGGCCCAGAACTTTGCTGGTGTTGCGCCTGATATCAAAAGAATACAAGACTTCCAAGGCGCTGCTGGGCTGCCATTAGAAAGTCTAACAGATGCCAAGTGCATCTAGAGTTTCCATATGGATAACGCATCGATCGTTGCGGCCTTTTGAGGGATGACTTGGAGAGCCGGGTTGCACAGCTGACACCCCTCCTTAGTTACACATTATCACACGTGCCCTCTTCATCCTGGGAACAGATGTGGCATCAGTCACAGTGGCTGTCGGGGGAACCTGTGGGGATATCTAAAGCCTCTGTCTCTTGCTGCGA
Proteins encoded in this window:
- the ipmkb gene encoding inositol polyphosphate multikinase, whose amino-acid sequence is MSTAQHQVIMEPSLALGRLELTPSPAAVGVNLTPRLSGGPPAKEKSGQPPPEAQPPAHLNGCVPLSHQVAGHKYGVDKVGILQHPDGTVLKQLQPPPRGPREMQFYSMVYAEDCYDSCLLELQNHLPKYYGAWSSPDSPNDLYLKLEDVTRRFNKPCIMDVKLGQRSYDPFASQEKREQQIRKYPLMEEIGFLVLGMRVYKVCSDSFDSYDQHYGRGLVKDTIKDGLSKFFHNGVRLRRDAVSASISRVRGILRWFESQCQLTFYASSLLFVYEGLPSSSSSSSSSSSSSSSSSPSFHSPALNTALISLPAGKTALLSSPVTSTGANADTGVGVGEEGALRLEGKGQEDEADVAECNNNNIRVMTPWNCSLTTAYTNHSKGRHHHYCTKGYLHGSHDATATAATSPSVKTKVSASNKEDNSAWKRTGKVRQQQPNGNGIPSQLEMEDGRSEHDEGESEGGKRDETKEQIDGWNGEGEVEVRMIDFAHVFPSDSHDHGYIYGLKRLLSVLEKILHEAS